The genomic stretch AAAGCACTCAATAACAACCCCAAAATGGATGttcatgctgtttttgttgatttttcctgtgcttttgacacaataaaacactgtcaattgcTTCATACTCTGGCTGACGTGTGTCAGACGCCCCCTTTGGCTCACTGTGAAGAGCTATCTGAGTGACAGAGAGCAAAGGGTGCAGTGGGGTTCCTGTGTGTCTGATCCCTGTGCAATACCAGCCGGTGTCCCCCAGGGGGGGGCTAATGTCCCCATTGCTCTTTGTCATTTGCATCAACAGCCTGGATTCACTTTTGCCTCCCTCTGTTATCCCAGTGAAATATGCCGATGACCTTATAATCACGGAGCTCCTGATGGGGTCTCAGAAGGCCTTGGATTCTGTGGTTGAATGGGGACAGGAGTTTTCACTGGCAATGAATGGAGCTATGGATGTGGTAATCAGTGCCAGGAGAGGACAACAACGTTAATTAAAAACGGTAGAGTCCTAGAACaaggtcttatggacagatgaggtgAGTCTTAACCTGTATCAAAGTGATGCAAAAAGGAAAGTATGGAAAGAAAataactgctcatgatccaaagcaccctgccccatctgtgaaacatggtggaggtagtgttgtGGCTTActactggaactggctcacttctttttactgatgatgtgactgctgacgccagcagcaggatgaattctgaagtgtacataaACATCTCATCTGTTCAGATCCAGCCAAATTCCTCAAAATGCTTTTGAAGGTGCTTCatcttgcagcaggacaatgagtttttcagggaaaaaacTGCAATGTTCTTTGCTGACCAAGTCAATCAGTGGAAcatgctgaagacaagactgaaggcaaaaagtgtctgaaacatgaacagaaactgaagatgaccgcagtacaggcctggtagAGCATCTGGTCATATCTCTGGGTTGTTgacttcaaacagtcattgAATGTAAAGGATTTataaccaagtactaaatatgatgacttcatttaaacttaatttgtccaattacttatGGTCCCCTAAAATTGGGGGATTACTTCTAAAACAGAATGATATAATCCCTACTCGGaacacccaatatggatgtaaatactgtTGAGCAGAGAAAATGCTCCCCTTATAATAACTAGGCACAACAAGGTACAGTATATCCATataagaaataggatttatttctgcagaaagagtctGGCACTTACACCCAAGTTAGACAAGCCTGACCTGTAGAAAGTAGCAGGTACCAATTTCTTTAACCATGTTTTGGATAAAACCAGAATGTCCATATTCGTCGTTTTAACCCAATCATATTCATTTTAGGAAGAAGACTTCTAACATTAAAGTTCACAAAGCCAAGACCggttctattttttaaaatctactaGAGTTGGAATAGATTGTATAGGACCAGGATTTAGTTGCACATTACCGGATaataacagcagtaaaatgacatACTTTAATTTTCCAATAAGCATACAGATTTCATAATCAGTGTCTCTGGCTGAAATGCACATGGCAGAATCCTTTCGCAAAAAGAACAAGTCATTCAGAGCTGCCAGAGTTAGTAAATACAGCATAATGTTCATCTGAGTTTGGATCTTGTAGAGCTTTTGCTGTTGTGAGGGGTGGTTTTCCTGGTAATAATTAAATCCATGTCTGGTGGGACAGTTTTAAGGAGATAGGAACTCAAATGATGATTGTTCACTCACCCAATGCACAACGGCACATTGTATCATTAGCTACAGATTCAGTTATCACAGCCATTTGTTTAATCTCATTAATTATTTGTCCTACTACATACATCACATACGGTACCCCACTCCACCCCGCTGACAACCATGCATTTGCCTTCTTTCCACAAACATACTCCATTGTTGCAAGGTGTACTGGAGTCTGAACATTCTACACTTATGTGCTGTAATAGTATACTTAGTTCCATCTGGTTTAGTAATAGCAGCTATCGTATTTCTTGAAGAATCACAGTTAtcagtgtaattacacacacTTTTCACCCATTAATCTAGTCCCAGCCCCACTGTAACatataaaacctttttctgAGAACACCAATAACATGGCAGAGGGCATTTTAGAATAAGCACAGTGGTTATTTTCACACCCATTAGGTTTCATACATGATTTTCCTAATGTCTGGATTTGTATCCAGTGGAAAGTCAACAGTTGTTATGTAAAGCAGGTAGGAAAACCAGTCTAATGAGACAGCTATCCCCTCGACACTATGCAGTTAATGAACACAACCCCAACTATCAGAAACTTCAATTCTGCATATTTCTTAGTTATGTAATGATAATGATTCAGTTGATAACTCCATTTATCCCTTTGGTTTGTCGTGCAACCGACCTCTGTTTTGTGCAGGCAGAGTGAGAAGTAAATAGAACAAAGACCTTCTTGCATATCTACAACTGTATTTTGATTAGTCATAATGATAACTGAAGATATCTATAAATGCATTCCGACCAGACCGAATGATAATCAAAGATATCTCCAAAATAAGATCGGTCTCCTTTCAAGATATCCATAACTTCTTTGTAGATATCTCAAAAGGTTGGGTGGTCTTAAAAGGAGAGCCATCTGCCATTATAATACTGTTATAATCACGTTGTGGAatactgaaaaacttttttggCTCACAAGATGACAATACAACAATGCAAAAAACCCAATACAAAGCAGAATGTAACACAACACTTTCAAGTGTGCCTCTCTCAAAAGGTCTTTTTTGCCTCACAGTAATCCTACTCAGGGTCTTTTGCCTTACAGGTAATGTATTTTGCCTCCTTAATAGAGGTCTTTTGATCCAGCCTTATCCCTGAGGTCTTTTCCCTTTCACTCAGAGGTATTTAGCCTCTCACATAGAGGTCTTTATGGGATTTACCCCTGGCCTCTAGACTCTGCTAGCACCAGTTGTTTATTAGATACACAGTCTTCCTGTGCCTTAATATGTAGAATTTATTGATCTTTTACTCTCTTACGCACACACCTTCGGTTAATAGACTAGACATGTTATCTAATGTTATTAAATGGCGGATTATAGCTTACCTTCATGCAAATGTAGCTAGCTGAATCTGTCTGCTGTATTGACCACATCTGTCCAAGTTTTATCCACAACACTTTTTCAAGTTTGATTTTGGCTTgagaaatggaataaaaatgacCCCCTCCTCTCCAAACATTCAAGGTAATGCATGTCAGTTTTGCAAGTTCCCCAACAGCAGAACCACCCACAGAAGCATTGCAacttgtagctagctagctaactaatttttttttctcgctaTCAGCTATACTGTTGCAGACAATGTCGGAGCTAGATGTCAGAGGAAGTAGTACATAGCAACCATTTCAAATTGGAGCTGGTAGTCTGCGCTTAAAccacatattcattgttttgtttcaaatccaattttctggagtacagagccaaaacaacaaaaaattgtgtcactgcccaaatacttatggaccacACTGTGTATAATACACATTAGCATACAAAAGATGAAAAGAGCCTGTAAATTGTATGGCACACACTATGCCCTGATTAAAAAGTTGCACCCCTAAAATCTGTGACTCCCCTCTCTCCCAATTAGAGTAGTTGAGAACCAGGACtgattaatttcatttgaatgatcAGCAATTAAATATTTGGAATAATTTGAACATTATGTTATTAGCTTTttatgaaaacagaaatgaaaaattaataataataataataataataataataataataataataataatattccatttattttaatttactctGGTGTATAGTCAACAACAGGAACTTGGAAAAACATTGCGATAACTCTAGGTTCTATGGTCATGTTTAacagttacccccccccccctctctctttctcagctcATTTCTGAGCTTCTTATGTTTTTTATACCTCTTGTCAGCACCGCATTCTGTGGAAATCTGGGGAAGACAGAGCTGGCTGCAGTTGGTCTGGCAACAGCTGTGAGTGACATCTCTGAAATAATCAGTCCTATCTGTCCTTATTAGTATTAGATTTTTTCTGTGACATAccaattaatgttttgtttcaaaattgTCAGAGACAATAGGATCCTTTAACCACCAAACTGTATTATTAGGTTTAATGAATACTGTTTACCATGTGTTGGTCTACAGTGCCaatgaatgttttactgtgagaCTATAGGTTCCTAcatgacattttactgtggtatACTGTAGTACATATGCCAGTATACATAGTATGCTATGTACTATGACTGTACATGACTCAAAACTCAAAATTTCTTAGTCGAATAGATGATTTGGCCATTCAGTGCAATGATTTAACTATTCTTTTTTCCTCTACTTTCAGGCCATCAGAAAATACATTGGCATGGGTTCAGATTTAGAGTATGTGACAACAGGATTGATATCTGAAACCATGCCAATGTATTTTCTGATCGCCTGAAAGTCCATGCTCCAAAATGTGTTCTTATGAGTGTTGCTTTTCGAACATGATCAATACCTTCATTAAGAGGATTTGAATTGCCGACACAGAATGCATTAGGCAAGTTTGTGGATTTGTCGGTATGAGACAGAAACGAAAGGCATTTTTGcaggaacaaaataaaaaatttatgCTGAAGGGAACTTTGAAAAGGTGGATCCTACAGAGCTTTATAAGCACAGTAGTATAAGATAAACATAAGAAAGCTGACttgcttttgcattttattaacTAAAAGAGCCAGTTTAGTCCCAGAGTTGTCAAAGTCAGACTAGTGGGTGTATATTTAAAGCCGTCatgtgtagcctacagttttccttttcttttttgtaagggAGTGGTTTTATGGTATTAAACATTATGATGGCATTATGAACAGATTAAGCGGGTGATTTGCAAGTgttttatgcatggtaggtaTGATCTTTTATGGTATGACATTGCGGTTTGTGTGAAGACACTAATTTATATGTAACATTAGATCAAAATAAACATCTCATAGTATACAAACATAACAATTGACTGTAATTCCAGAATCCTGATGAGCCCGATGTCTGGACATACAGAGCGCTAATTCGCCTAGCTGTACTGTGGCAGCCTAGGCTACATTGTCaattcattctctctcacattgaccacttcagaaatatttccatAGATTTGTGAAACAGAGGTTGCTTCATATTATGTGTTATTGTTTcccaatgttcagtgttcacactgaaaaacaattatttcccaATGTAACATCTGAAATCTAATTTGCTggtaataaatattaatttaaggtCTGTTTCTAAACTATAAATTAAGcattattaaattgtattttaaccaTTAGTAAACTGTAAGTCTGTAACTATAATTAgttcatgtatttattaatattaataaactaCCAGGCATAAAAAACCTTACAAGCCAAGACAATAACAAATGATATTCAGATGCTTTAtgattatataattttataagcCAACATACAGTGTTCTTAGCATGGGTAGATCAAGAGTGTTCTTAAGCCATCATGAACAATCATAACTTACTATCTATTTAACAGTAatttataactttttaaaaaccatttaaagGACCTTAATGTTAATGTAgctattgtgttgtttttgtttttgtactgttATTGAACTAAGAAATGATGAAAACATTTgttaacacaattttttttaaacgtgtttattaatgtaaacaaatataaatgatttatagtATGTTTACTAATtgttaaaatgctatttaaaatggtttagtggaccttaaaataaaatgttactgaagtttcaataatatttttgcTCATCTTTTATCTGCTAGGTGATCAATGTTACAGCTGTTTCAGTTGGATTTGGATTAGCGTCAGTATGTGACACATTATTATCTCAGGTAATTGTGTACGTCCttatctttttatttctgttttgttatggGCTGTCAGATTTTGTCCTAGCAGGCATCTGACGGTACATCTCACACATATAAGAATTTGAGTAGTTTCaccttaattaaaaacaataaagaaagtAATTATATGTAAAAGTTACGAAATTCATTTTTGGTCACATTAAGTACTACTCAAATGGTTCAAGACAGTCTGTTTCCCCAGGTCACTTAAGTAAACTGAACTCTTGTTTTCTCCTCTTGCAGACCTTTGGGAGCTGTAACTTAAAGAGAGTGGGGGTCATTCTGCAGAGGGGTATCCTAATTTTACTTCTGGCTTGTTGCCCATGCTGGGCTATTCTTATGAATACAGAATCCTTCGTCCTGGCTGTCAAGCAAACCCCAGAGGTGGCCAGGCAAGGAAGCAATGTCTATGCCCTTTAACTAAAATCTGTTGCCTTTAAATGTTGACTTAAAATAAGGCTTCTAGAATCTGGATTCAGCCACCattctgttattgttttttgttgtgttttttgttttactatttCATACTCTGATGGAGCTCTTTCTGACCCCTTAAGGCTGGCCCAGATGTATGTGAAGGTCTTTATGCCTGCACTACCTGTgagtaaacacacaaacatgcacattctCCAACACAGCACATACATAAATTCACTCACAATTATGAGAAGACACGTAtgtatgtgcacgcacacacacacacacacacacacacacaaacacacacacataaacagacaagTGCATGCGTGGTCAGCAGGTTTAATAAAACAGGATTATGAAAAACTGTGATTCATACACAAATTGGTGCCAATGGTAACTAGTTTGGCATCAAGTGGATACATCAGTTTGTCGTATGACCAATCATCAACCATGTCAGACACAATACACCGACTGCATTTGGCACCTCATTtactaatgcatttaaatgtgtgctCCTTACAGGCAGTATTTTTATTCCAGCTACAAGGAAGGTATCTTCAAACTCAGGTAAAAAAGCACAGACTGCTTCACTTGTCAACATATGAATGGCTGTTTTTCCTTAGGCttcattttaataaagcatTCATTTCAGGGTATAATATGGCCCCAGGTGATCAcaggaattgtgggaaatgtccTGAATGCATTGATCAACTACATCTTCCTGTTTGTACTGGACCTTGGTGTAGTGTGAGTACTCAAAGCTGACACGTTGAGAAAAGACTTCAGTGTTCTGGCTTGTAgaataatcaataaatatggCATTATTTACAGTGGTTCAGCTGCAGCCAACACCATATCCCAGTACTACCTGGCTCTGTTCCTGTTTGCCTACATTTACTGCAAGGGTTTGCATAAGCCCACCTGGGGAGGTGAGTTCCAGTGCAAAGGATAAATAACTTGGCTAGTACTGCACTCCAAATTGCCATCACCTGCCTTTTGAACTCATTCCTGTGTATTCAAGTGATGACCCAAGATCATAACAGTGCATGAGATATTTTGAGAGTGGGCAAATATGCTTGTGGTAAACACTTGATATATATTTATCAAGTGAAAGCAAAAATCATGGGGTGTCATATGTGTCGCAGCTATAATGTTTCAAACATACATCTTTGGTACCCCTTTAGGCTGGTCTGTGGAATGTCTGCAGGAATGGGGATCCTTCCTCAACTTAGCCATACCCAGCATGCTCATGACATGTCTGGAGTGGTGGGTATATGACATTGGCGGATTCCTGGCAGGTAACCGGCATTGTGCTTTGTTGATTACCTGTGCGTATGGAGGTGAAACACAATATGCTACAatgaaataacaacatataaattgCTAGCGTGCcagaaaataatgtttgttataatacaattttaaaaattagcctCTTTCCTCTTCCATGTAAGCACTTTTGTTGGATGAaaatgcatcatcatcatctgagGGACGAGGAAGGGGTTATCTTTTTTCTTCAATAAGGACCAATATTTAGTGATATTCGTACAGTAAAACTAATATATTTTAcgcatttataataataatagtaatagtaactTTCTATATAGCACTTTTTGTTGGTAGGATGTATCACAGAGTGTTTCACAGAACATAAGAGTAAACAGTAGAACAATTAACTAGTTAAATAAGAAACAATGATTAAAGATggtaaaatataagaaaaataaaagaaagattCAAAACAGTTTAACAAATTATGAGAAacaaagaacataaaataaaaggttaaatatttttaaaattactgacgaatggcaataaaacaaataataacgcgaaaaaacaaaaaaattttaattaaatacaatgataaacatttatgtacagtaaaagCAATAAGTAAAAAGTAATGCCTTAAGAATTAAAACTACTCAAGGACTTACAGTCTCTTATGTACTGTGGTAAAGAGTTCCATAATTTTGGTGCATTTGAAGGAAGCAGTGTATTTTGGCAAAATAGGAAGCAGTGTATGAAAACGATGTGagtcatatgctatggccttagcaatctcaacccaattgaacacctatgggagattttggaccgacatgttggacagcgctctccaccaccatcatcagaACACCAGATTAGGGAATCTCTTTTGGAGGAATGGTGTTCCATACCTcgagtagagttccagagacttgtagaatctaaagctgttctggtggctcgtgaTGACCCAACACCTTACTGTCACTtacatgttggtttttcctttaatttgtcacccatctgtacatcatatgtaatgtaatttatgctGCTGAGAGGacagcacagaacacactgcttatttattaaattacctgctgttttatcatttaatcttcCAGCACTTAAGAGCTCTGCTCACTTTTTTATGTTAGTGTTACTGTTTTGTATTGTAAATAACGAATGTCATGTTTTAAAACCTATTCATCAAGCAGGCCATTATCTTTCATGGTTAATTAAATGCCTTATACATTGTATTTGGTCTACAGTCTTGCAAATGACAAGATTGTAAAATCCGAATTGAGTCCAaccaaatgaaatgataaaaaaactTCTTTCCACCAAATCTCAACTACAGGTCTAATAAGTGAGGTGGAACTGGATTCACAGTCAGTCGTCAATGTGCTCTCTGGTCTGTCATTTATGGTAAATATATTCTATATGCTAAAACAGTATGAATTATCAAGAGCCCAGGGGGTCTGGGGAAATGAAGGTGGGGCAACACAGGTCGCTGAGTAGGTTCTGGCATTAACTCATTTTGGTATTAACTCATGACTGCCCATCCAATGAAACATTGTTTAATGACCCTGTCAACTTGGTTGGTTCATTTTTCTTTACCATTTTGGCAACAGTATTCATCTTGACAGTATTCTGTCCCACGTAGGAGCAAAGCAATCCTCTAATAtaggggttcccaaactcgtCCCTGTGATTGTACTAAATACCCGTGTGTCTGAAGCAGATCCATGGTATTAGTAACAGAATGGTATATGTCTTCAGTTTCCTCTAGGCCTCAGTGTAGCTGCCAGCGTGAGAGTGGGGAATGCTCTGGGAGCTGGAAATGCACAGCAGGCTCAGCTGTCCAGCATGGTCTCCGTAGTATGTGGAGGTATGAGGAAGAGAGAAGCACCACACTGTGGACATCAGAAATACAGTCTACTACAGTCAGTTGCTCCACATCATTGCAGATCCACCAGAACCCTTCAATGTTCAAACActgttgtgtttacattttgttgttcactttctttttatcaagaaatatgattaaatatcactaacacttaaaaaatgtaaactcaGTGATTTCTTGTTGTTTATATGTTATGCAGTTGTGATTGCCTTGTGTGTGGCACTGACCATTGGGATGACAAAGGATGTGATTAGCTTTGTCTTCACAAGTGACCAGTGAGTACCACAACttattatttgtgtgtctgACATTACTCAGTTCCTTTGGCCTATCGAAAGCTTATAAGGGAAAGTGTTCATTCTGTTTCTTGCGTGTCTCTCCCCACAGCCAAATAACTCTAGTCCTCAGAACCTCCAGAAGGCTCTAAGGTTTCATTCACTTTCATGGTTTAACTTGGTGactattatccatccatcccgCCAGCAATTTTCTTATTCCGCATGGTCCAAGTCAAGGTCTGGGTGGCAATagagcaagcagagcagcacagaagCTCCTTTCCCCAGCATCTTCCTACAAGGGGGATCCCTCTGCTTTTCTAGGCAAACTGGGATTTGTAATCCCTCCAGAATATCCTAGATCTGCCATGGGGTCTCCTCCCAGTTGGATGTGCCCAGTACACCTCCAAAGGGAGGCGCCCAGAGGGCATTCGTACCAGATGTTTGAACCACCTGAATTGGCTTCTCAGTGCAAAGGAGCAGTAGTCTATGCTGAAGTCCTTCTGAAGGGCTGAGCTCCTCAATGTAGGCACGGCTACACAAAATGATGCACAAGTTACTCACAAAATGATATTGCTGAATGTTGAAAGTGAAACTGTTCGATAATGGTCACCAAGCTAATGTTTGTCAACTTTTCATGGTCATGGATCATTGATGTGGTTCCTTCCCAGGGAAGTAGATAAGACACAAGATGTGAGGGAATGATACAGTTGGATCATAGAGTTCAAACACCTATTATCAACCGGGTTTGGGGAAAGACATATCAACCACCTCATACACTAACGTATttcaatttaacatttatttgagAGGCCTAAATGGCATTACTTGTGAAAATTTAAgttctgtaaaaatacacaaaataaactgtccaaataaaataattttcctaCAGCTCCCCTAGTGGTAAACAAACTCACTATATGAGGTCTAgatattttcttaattttgagTGCAGTTAAATTGAACGGTATGCTAACCTTATAGTTTATAttgtgtacattcatttttaatcctgATTTACATTTGGCTGATACTGTGTATACATTAAAACTAACAGTTGTCTTCCTGTCATTTAACAGAAACATGAGTACATTGAGATATGCACCTGAGACATTATGagaggtgctatacaaatacaatatattatCCATTATTGTCTTCCTTTTTGGTTACAGGCAGATCAGGAAAAGAGTTGGGGAGGTTATGGTTCTCTATGCACCCTTCCACTTATTTGATGCAACGGCAGTAAGTAACAGACACTCCCATCTCACTTGTAAAAGTGCATTCATTCCTGATTTgccttatatttattttaaatggttcaACATATTAGAGCTAGCATTACTTAGCATTGCTCATGAGACTGTTGATTAAACAGTTTGATCAAAAGTTTTTTCCTTGTGAAGTTCTACTTGTGATGAGTTGTATCATTCACAGGGTGTGATTGGGGGCATTTTGAGAGGGGTGGCAAAACAGAAGATTGCCGCATTTTGCAATCTGGTGGGGTTCTACTTCGTGGGGTATCCCATTGGAATGTCCTTGATGTTTGCAGCGAATCTTGGAATCACCGGTAAGGATAATGTGAGGATCACTGGCCACATGGTGAAAATCCCTGTCCCAAATCCACCAGCCTTGCTCAATCTCAAATGTTGCGCAtatatttcttttcttcctcAAGTCCTGCAAGACCAGCTTGCCAGCTTGAAAAATAAAGTACTGTGTGCTGCTCTCTTTCCTGTCTGCAGTAACTTATATCTGCTCTTGTCCACAGGTTTGTGGACTGGccttttaatttgtgttttcctCCAGGctggtttgtttttaatcatcATTCTCAAACTGGACTGGAAAAAAGCTGGCATTGAGGTGAGTGTCAGCTTCTTCAATCTGCATTATTACATGCTgccctttaaaatgaatttttagtTTAATTTGTAGTTTAAGCTTAGAAATGTAACAGACATACTATATAGGCATAAGGGAACAAACATGGCAAATTATGCTTTTCTCATATAAGCATGCCTGGAGTAGTAAACAGCCTATTGCCATTCCCCCTCAAATCTACTGTTTGGAAAAAGGACATAACTTA from Anguilla anguilla isolate fAngAng1 chromosome 12, fAngAng1.pri, whole genome shotgun sequence encodes the following:
- the LOC118210453 gene encoding multidrug and toxin extrusion protein 1-like isoform X1, whose protein sequence is METTHVETSEMNGNHYSDRKAVTNSDSSQQNVYGFYRRLRRGIPLDFWKEILQLAQLAGPLLISELLMFFIPLVSTAFCGNLGKTELAAVGLATAVINVTAVSVGFGLASVCDTLLSQTFGSCNLKRVGVILQRGILILLLACCPCWAILMNTESFVLAVKQTPEVARLAQMYVKVFMPALPAVFLFQLQGRYLQTQGIIWPQVITGIVGNVLNALINYIFLFVLDLGVVGSAAANTISQYYLALFLFAYIYCKGLHKPTWGGWSVECLQEWGSFLNLAIPSMLMTCLEWWVYDIGGFLAGLISEVELDSQSVVNVLSGLSFMFPLGLSVAASVRVGNALGAGNAQQAQLSSMVSVVCGVVIALCVALTIGMTKDVISFVFTSDQQIRKRVGEVMVLYAPFHLFDATAGVIGGILRGVAKQKIAAFCNLVGFYFVGYPIGMSLMFAANLGITGLWTGLLICVFLQAGLFLIIILKLDWKKAGIEAQVRAGVQTTEQSDQAQAMEMQGGAHGLPEITPGIHDGEHREFNSDLEGLHEREGGTLTTVGEVLSFRQLFLRRGLALCGMLVVLAAGILANMLLPAVFK
- the LOC118210453 gene encoding multidrug and toxin extrusion protein 1-like isoform X2, whose protein sequence is METTHVETSEMNGNHYSDRKAVTNSDSSQQNVYGFYRRLRRGIPLDFWKEILQLAQLAGPLVINVTAVSVGFGLASVCDTLLSQTFGSCNLKRVGVILQRGILILLLACCPCWAILMNTESFVLAVKQTPEVARLAQMYVKVFMPALPAVFLFQLQGRYLQTQGIIWPQVITGIVGNVLNALINYIFLFVLDLGVVGSAAANTISQYYLALFLFAYIYCKGLHKPTWGGWSVECLQEWGSFLNLAIPSMLMTCLEWWVYDIGGFLAGLISEVELDSQSVVNVLSGLSFMFPLGLSVAASVRVGNALGAGNAQQAQLSSMVSVVCGVVIALCVALTIGMTKDVISFVFTSDQQIRKRVGEVMVLYAPFHLFDATAGVIGGILRGVAKQKIAAFCNLVGFYFVGYPIGMSLMFAANLGITGLWTGLLICVFLQAGLFLIIILKLDWKKAGIEAQVRAGVQTTEQSDQAQAMEMQGGAHGLPEITPGIHDGEHREFNSDLEGLHEREGGTLTTVGEVLSFRQLFLRRGLALCGMLVVLAAGILANMLLPAVFK